The genome window ATCAACCGCCTCCTCCTCGCCTGGGAACACGTCTACAACCACGTCCGACCCCATCAGTCACTCGGTGGTTTGACTCCCGCCCAGTTCTTGGCTACCTTCCCCCCCAGAGACCCCTCGTCTCACATGTCCTGAACCAGGACAGCGCCTTGACAGTCGCCGGAAACGCCCGCTAAGATCGGCGTCGCGCCCGGGGCTCCCGGGCGTGCGCGGGAATAACTCAGTGGTAGAGTGCAACCTTGCCAAGGTTGAAGTCGCGGGTTCGACTCCCGTTTCCCGCTCCAATATCCGGGCCGGCTCCCCCTTGGGGCCGGCCCTCGTCGTTTCACCCGCCGGATTGACAGGCTTCCGAAGCCCCCTGTAGAATTTCGCGCCACTGAACCAATCTGGTGACCGGGCCGGCGGCGTAGCCAAGCGGTAAGGCAGAGGTCTGCAAAACCTCCACACATCGGTTCGATTCCGATCGCCGCCTCCACCGGATCCCCGGACGGTTCCTGGCCGCCGCCGCTTGCTTTCCTGCCCGCGGACACTATTTTTGTAGCCGACATGTCCTCTCTGGTGAGCGCCATGCTGTCCGATTACGACTTCTGGGTGAGCTTCGCCTCGAACATGCTCGCCGGCGTCCTCCTGACCCTGATCTTCGGGTTGGTCATGACGAGCGTCATGAGCCATTACAGCGAGAGGCGCAAGGCCAAGGGGCAGCGCCGCAAGTTCCTCGAGTTCATCGAAAGGGAGCTGAAGCGGAACTCCACGTCCCTGTCGGCGGCCCTCGAGGAGCTGCCGAAGGGGAACCTCCCGTATCCGCTGTTCGAGGTCTCGGCCTGGAAGGTCTCGGTCAACTCCTCGCTGCTCGACAACATGGATGTCGAGCTGGTCCACCCGATCCTTTCGTCTTACAACCGGATCTGGGCCGCCAACGATCTGTACCAGAGCCTCCTCGAGGCCTACTTCGAGAGGCTGGCGCGCCCCTCGGAGGCGTCGGAGAAGCGCTACCTCTTCTTCCGCAAGACCCTTCTCGACCGGCTGCGCGATCTGCAGCCGAAGCTCGGCGACTCCCTGCACCAGATCGACCACCACCTGAAGGCGGCCTAGGCTCCGGATTCCGGACATGCCGGATTTCGCCGGTGACGGATCTCTGACGGGCCGATCGTGGCCAGGATTGACGGGCGTGCGCACCGGCACAATCGTTGCACTCAGGATCGAGGGATTCTGATCCCGGTCGCGCCAGCGGCCGGCAGGATTGGAGGTGATGCGACATGAAAGGCACGGGAGGGAACGTGCGGAGCGCAAGCGTGGCCGTCCTGACGACGGGCCTGCTGGTCATCCTGTCCGGGTGCATCCGGCCCCCCGAGCCGGGGGATCCCCTTCCGGGGCTGACCCGGGAGGAGAAGGCGCGGTTCGAAACCGGCCGGGAGATCTTCGAACGGGAGTTCACGCCCGAGACCGGACTCGGGCCGCTGTTCAATTCGACCTCGTGCGGTGAATGCCACGAGGACCCGAAGAGCGGCGGTACGGGGGACGAGATCGAGATCCACGCCACCGAGTTCCTGGTCAGGAGCCGGGAGGGCGATCCGCCGGGATCGGCGGAGCTGACCTGCGATCCGCTTGTCAGCCAGGGGGGGCCTGTCGTGCAGCAGCAGGTGACGCCGGCGCTCAAGGAGGCGCTCGGGATCGAGGCGGAGCCGGTGCCGGCCCGGGCCACCTCGACGGGACGCAGGACGACGCCGTCGATCCTGGGGTTCGGCCTCCTGGCCGCCGTCCCGGACGAGGCGATCCTGGCCCTGGCCGACCCCGAGGATCGGGATCATGACGGAGTCTTGGGAAGGCCGAACCGGTTCTCCGACGGGCGTCTCGGCCGCTTCGGACGCAAGGCGTTCGTCCCGGATCTGCGCGAATTCAACGACGCCGCGTTCCTCTTCGAGCAGGGAATCACCAGCCCCGCCCATCCGGCCGAGGACGCGATCGGAGGACAACCGGTCCCGCCGGGTGTCGACCCGGCCCCCGATCCGGAGATCACGGCGGACGATCTGGCCCGGGCGGACGACTTCGTCCGCTTCCTGGCTCCGCCGTCGCGGCTCCCGGGAGGGCGCGAGGCCCGGCGCGGCGAGAGGGTCTTCAGGGAAATCGGCTGCGCCGCGTGTCACATGCCGCGGCTCGTGACCGGGACGAACACGGTGCGCGCCCTCAGCCGCCGGCCGGTGGCCGCCTACACCGACCTGCTCCTGCACGACATGGGCGAGAAGCTGGCCGACGTCTGCCTCGGTCTGGCGACGCCGTCGGAATTCCGCACCGAGCCGTTGATGGGATTGCGGCTGAAGAGCGCATTCCTGCACGACGGCCGGGCCGGGACCGTCGAGGAGGCGATCCGCCTGCATGGCGGCGAGGGGACGGGCGCGCGCGACCGCTTCGAGGCCCTACCGGAGACCAGGCGCCTCTCCCTGCTGCGGTTCCTGAAGACGCTCTGAACGGGGGCTTCTATCCGGCGGCCGCGAACGACGCGTCGAGGATCGCCACCGCCTTGTCGACGTCCCCCTCGCGGGCGATGAGCGGGGGGGACAGGCGGATCGTCGATTCGCCGCACGGCAGGGTCAGAAGCCCCAGCGCGAACGCCCTCTCGATCACCTTGTGACGAGTCGCGGGGGCGGGCCGGTTGCCGGCGCGCCCGTCCACGACCTCGATGCCGATCATCAGCCCGATGCCGCGCACGTCGCCGATCGCCTTGTGCTTCGTCTGCAGCGCCTTGAGCTTCTCGATCAGGTAGGCTCCGACCTTCCCGGCGTTCTCCATCAGCCCGTCTTTGAGGAGCCGGAGCGTCGCCAGGGCCGAGGCGCAGGAGACCGGGTTGCCGCCGAACGTCGAGCCGTGGCCGCCGTCGTTCCACTTCATGACGTCCTCCCGGGCGATGACGGCCGAGAGCGGCATCCCGGAGGCGATTCCCTTGGCCAGGATGATCATGTCCGGCTCGATGCCGTAGTGCTCGAGCGCGAACATCCTGCCGGTCCGTCCCATGCCGCACTGCACCTCGTCGGCGATGAACAGGATGCCGTTCTTGCGGCACAGATCCTGGAGCTTCGGCAGGAAGTCACGGTGCGGCGGAATGAACCCGCCCTCGCCCTGCACCGGCTCGACGATCACCGCGGCGACCTCCGAGGGATCGACCGAGTGGTGGAAATAAGAATCGGTCAGGAGGTCGAGACATTCGACGCCGCAGGATTCCGGCTTCCGGTTGACCGGGCAGCGGTAGCAGTAGGCGTAGTGCGTGTGCAGGATCTCCGGGACGAACGGACCGTATCCCTTCCGCTGCACCGGCTTGCTGGCCGTCAGCGTCATCGCCCCGTAGGTCCGTCCGTGGAAGGCGCCGAAGAAGCCGACGATTTTCTGCCGTCCGGTCCGCACGCGGGCCAGCTTGATTGCGGTCTCGACCGCCTCGGCCCCCGAGTTGGTCAGGAAGACCCGCTTGTTCCCCTGGATGGGGGCGATCCGCGCCAGCTCCTCGCACAGATCGATGTAGACCGGGTAGAAGAAATCGGTGTAGCAGATGTGGATCAGGTTGGCGGCCTGCTCCTGCACCGCCCGCACGACCTCGGGGTGGCAGTGGCCGGTCGACACCGTGGAGATGCCGGCGGCGAAATCGAGGAAGCGATTTCCGTCGACGTCCTCCACCACCATGCCCTGGGCGCGCGACACGACCAGCGGGACGTCCTTGGTCAGGTTCTGCGACACCGTCCTGGCGTCCCGTGCCATGAACTCCCTGGCGTTCGGCCCGGGCAGGGGCGAAACGATCTTTGGATACTCACCCGGGTAGTCGGGTGGAAAGGGGGATCGAGGCACGACGTTTCTCCTTGTAAGACGCGGGACGCTGAGCGCGAGCCGCCATTCTGGCGAAGGGGCCCGGGGCTGTCAAGAACGGCCCGCGCCGGGAATTCCTGGTCGCGGGTGGCTGGGCA of Candidatus Polarisedimenticolia bacterium contains these proteins:
- a CDS encoding di-heme oxidoredictase family protein, which codes for MKGTGGNVRSASVAVLTTGLLVILSGCIRPPEPGDPLPGLTREEKARFETGREIFEREFTPETGLGPLFNSTSCGECHEDPKSGGTGDEIEIHATEFLVRSREGDPPGSAELTCDPLVSQGGPVVQQQVTPALKEALGIEAEPVPARATSTGRRTTPSILGFGLLAAVPDEAILALADPEDRDHDGVLGRPNRFSDGRLGRFGRKAFVPDLREFNDAAFLFEQGITSPAHPAEDAIGGQPVPPGVDPAPDPEITADDLARADDFVRFLAPPSRLPGGREARRGERVFREIGCAACHMPRLVTGTNTVRALSRRPVAAYTDLLLHDMGEKLADVCLGLATPSEFRTEPLMGLRLKSAFLHDGRAGTVEEAIRLHGGEGTGARDRFEALPETRRLSLLRFLKTL
- a CDS encoding acetyl ornithine aminotransferase family protein produces the protein MPRSPFPPDYPGEYPKIVSPLPGPNAREFMARDARTVSQNLTKDVPLVVSRAQGMVVEDVDGNRFLDFAAGISTVSTGHCHPEVVRAVQEQAANLIHICYTDFFYPVYIDLCEELARIAPIQGNKRVFLTNSGAEAVETAIKLARVRTGRQKIVGFFGAFHGRTYGAMTLTASKPVQRKGYGPFVPEILHTHYAYCYRCPVNRKPESCGVECLDLLTDSYFHHSVDPSEVAAVIVEPVQGEGGFIPPHRDFLPKLQDLCRKNGILFIADEVQCGMGRTGRMFALEHYGIEPDMIILAKGIASGMPLSAVIAREDVMKWNDGGHGSTFGGNPVSCASALATLRLLKDGLMENAGKVGAYLIEKLKALQTKHKAIGDVRGIGLMIGIEVVDGRAGNRPAPATRHKVIERAFALGLLTLPCGESTIRLSPPLIAREGDVDKAVAILDASFAAAG